A genomic region of Venturia canescens isolate UGA chromosome 7, ASM1945775v1, whole genome shotgun sequence contains the following coding sequences:
- the Ca-alpha1D gene encoding muscle calcium channel subunit alpha-1 isoform X3 has product MNTGNDNGDVSGPGVAVGNGARVTNYSNIGQTPTAENNNAPSTNETPINDPTGANNALQPAESKAAAAAAAEKKRPARRGKPPPDRPVRALFCLPLKNPLRKLCISIVEWKPFEWVILTTIFANCVALAVYTPFPCGDSNQTNLYLEKIEYIFLVVFTLECVMKIIAYGFVAHPGAYLRNGWNMLDFTIVVIGMVSTILTILIKEGFDVKALRAFRVLRPLRLVSGVPSLQVVLNSILRAMVPLLHIALLVLFVIIIYAIIGLELFSGKLHKTCRSNLTEEMMEDPHPCGDQGFQCSSLGDEYYCSRRYWEGPNNGITNFDNFGLAMLTVFQCVTLEGWTDVLYDIEDAMGSTWQWLYFISMVILGAFFVMNLILGVLSGEFSKEREKAKARGDFHKLREKQQIEDDLRGYLDWITQGEDIDAEADEMTQMQDGKPKQQSEMESTDRLEGDEEGMQQESTWKRKKRDFDRVNRRMRRACRKAVKSQAFYWLIIVLVFLNTGVLATEHYRQPDWLDEFQDYTNTVFIALFSMEMLLKMYSLGFQGYFVSLFNRFDCFVVIGSISEMILTNTEIMPPLGVSVLRCVRLLRVFKVTKYWRSLSNLVASLLNSIQSIASLLLLLFLFIVIFALLGMQVFGGKFNFDDLQDKSRSNFDSFWQSLLTVFQILTGEDWNAVMYVGIRAYGGVASHGILACVYFIILFICGNYILLNVFLAIAVDNLADAESLTAIEKEAEEEAEKNKSHSGSPARDEMSGDGGEDGGDLTGGEDEGEGTDLEQDPNETMDDYEVAMDEEMSKDGEESNRHGKVRLNIDSDDEDLDHGMEDEEDEEGDGHMNDDGGEGISARPRRMSEYKQGGTEKQPIPPGSSFFIFSQTSRFRVFCHWLCNHSHFGNVILVCIMVSSAMLAAEDPLRATSYRNQILNSFDYFFTTVFTIEILLKMVSYGFVLHDGAFCRSAFNLLDLLVVCVSLISMVWRSNAISIVKILRVLRVLRPLRAINRAKGLKHVVQCVIVAIKTIGNIVLVTSLLQFVFAVIGVQLFKYVVKCVIVAIKTIGNIMLVTYLLQFMFAVIGVQLFKGKFFACNDESKVTEAECRGTYLVFEDGNINRPVMKGRAWKRNDFHFDDVAKAMLTLFTVSTFEGWPSLLYVSIDSNRENYGPIHNFRPIVAAYYIIYIIIIAFFMVNIFVGFVIVTFQNEGEQEYKNCELDKNQRNCIEFALKAKPVRRYIPKHRIQYKVWWFVTSQPFEYTIFTLIIINTITLAMKFYNQPDPYTHALDVLNMIFTAVFALEFVFKLAAFRFKNYFGDAWNVFDFIIVLGSFIDIVYSEVNARVHAKAGGALPTNVQKPGSNIISINFFRLFRVMRLVKLLSRGEGIRTLLWTFIKSFQALPYVALLIVMLFFIYAVIGMQVFGKIVLDDDTAIHRNNNFQTFPQAVLVLFRSATGESWQNIMLACSSRPGKVKCDPKSDDENNPAGCGNDIAFPYFISFYVLCSFLIINLFVAVIMDNFDYLTRDWSILGPHHLDEFIRLWSEYDPDAKGRIKHLDVVTLLRKISPPLGFGKLCPHRVACKRLVSMNMPLNSDGTVLFNATLFAVVRTSLRIKTEGNIDECNASLRAVIKKIWKRTSPKLLDQVVPPPGGDDEVTVGKFYATFLIQDYFRRFKKRKEQEMKDGDKDCQNTVTLQAGLRTLHEAGPELKRAISGNLEELLDDNPEPMHRRNHSLFGSVWSSMRRGHQHFHRAKSLKTSANNAPKASPTNSIDFLPYSSLQRAGVLDGGNSVTARSHQVVPNVAGGLSDSAMNQLVMDSRLSGLEENIPLRPLAVFADSRLQPSNIQNPYKVLDLQDGIERQLTPPTPPPRRNLPGSTTATTTATTSQPSTTTTATSTTSTTTSTSATTTPAASSGGTIALTTTERNDTSTDSTTSLSPSPSFGSSSNSAACYYSYASRGCCVDLVAWGHQHAALEDEEADTSPEEGGCSSASGKRNKWRKRTKKSKTTFSNGTKGVAALAPSTRYSATGGGSSGPLERISSKTRKRRDHTGEGGKAITSRGVDPTGGRNPNNGDRSIANGLKLAQTQAIAVAGYLADVDTRQWRGCESCFSHRASFHGRVSWAGESNGGVGTERLSHSLPGSPADRKPNFEVIGSAESLVGRVLVEQGLGKYCDPDFVKYTSREMQEALDMTREEMDRAAHQLLLQERRGHPLTFQLQQSMDQHWNESNQQQGPREIAYQQLREPLSFEQQQQQQHQHQQQQQQYRHQQPPS; this is encoded by the exons ATGAACACGGGGAATGATAATGGTGACGTTTCGGGTCCCGGTGTTGCGGTCGGTAACGGGGCCCGTGTCACTAATTATTCAAACATCGGCCAAACACCAACTGCTGAAAACAACAATGCCCCAAGTACGAACGAGACACCGATCAACGATCCTACCGGGGCCAATAATGCGCTGCAACCTGCTGAATCAAAAGCGGCCGCGGCTGCCGCAGCGGAGAAAAAACGTCCCGCGAGAAGGGGCAAACCTCCACCGGACCGACCTGTCAGAGCTCTATTTTGTTTACCACTCAAAAATCCATTGAGGAAGTTGTGCATCAGTATCGTCGAATGGAA ACCTTTCGAATGGGTTATTCTAACAACTATATTCGCTAACTGCGTGGCTTTGGCCGTTTACACTCCATTTCCTTGCGGTGATTCGAATCAGACGAATCTGTACTTG gaaaaaatagaataCATCTTCCTCGTTGTGTTTACCCTCGAATGCGTGATGAAGATTATTGCATACGGATTCGTGGCCCATCCTGGCGCTTATCTTCGAAACGGATGGAACATGCTGGATTTTACAATCGTTGTCATAGG CATGGTCAGTACAATATTGACGATATTGATAAAGGAAGGCTTCGACGTGAAAGCTCTGAGAGCTTTCAGGGTCTTACGACCACTTCGTCTCGTCTCAGGTGTTCCAA gtCTTCAGGTCGTTCTCAATTCCATTCTTCGGGCTATGGTGCCGTTGCTCCACATTGCTCTTCTCGTACTCTTCGTCATCATAATCTACGCTATAATTGGCCTCGAGCTCTTCTCCGGAAAGTTGCATAAAACTTGTCGCAGCAATCTCACCG agGAAATGATGGAAGACCCACATCCGTGTGGCGATCAGGGTTTCCAGTGCAGCAGCCTTGGCGATGAATATTATTGCAGTCGTCGGTATTGGGAAGGTCCAAACAATGGTATCACcaatttcgataatttcgGACTTGCGATGTTGACCGTCTTCCAATGTGTTACTCTCGAGGGATGGACCGACGTACTTTACGAC ATCGAAGACGCAATGGGGAGTACGTGGCAGTGGCTCTACTTCATTTCCATGGTGATTCTTGGGGCATTTTTCGTCATGAATCTGATTCTTGGTGTGTTGTCCGG AGAATTCTccaaggaaagagagaaagcaaaAGCTCGTGGCGACTTTCATAAACTCCGGGAAAAACAACAGATCGAGGATGACTTAAGGGGCTACTTGGACTGGATCACTCAAGGCGAGGATATCGATGCGGAGGCTGATGAAATGACCCAAATGCAAGATGGAAAAC CCAAACAACAGAGCGAGATGGAAAGCACGGATCGGCTGGAAGGTGATGAGGAAGGAATGCAGCAGGAATCCacgtggaaaagaaaaaaacgagattttgacag GGTGAATCGACGAATGAGAAGAGCGTGTCGGAAAGCCGTAAAATCTCAAGCATTTTACTGGCTCATCATAGTTCTGGTGTTTCTAAACACAGGGGTATTGGCAACCGAGCATTACAGGCAACCAGACTGGCTGGACGAGTTCCAAG ATTACACGAATACGGTTTTCATTGCTCTGTTCTCCATGGAGATGTTGCTCAAAATGTACAGTTTGGGATTTCAg GGCTACTTCGTGTCGCTTTTCAACCGCTTTGATTGCTTCGTCGTGATCGGCTCAATCAGTGAAATGATATTGACCAACACCGAAATCATGCCACCTCTCGGTGTATCCGTACTCCGCTGTGTCCGATTGCTTCGTGTCTTCAAAGTCACAAA gTACTGGCGATCTTTGTCCAATTTAGTAGCATCCTTGCTCAACTCGATACAATCGATCGCCTCGCTTCTCTTGCTTCTCTTCCttttcatcgttatttttgCACTTCTGGGAATGCAGGTGTTCGGTGGTAAATTCAATTTCGACGATCTTCAGGATAAATCACGAAGCAATTTCGACAGCTTTTGGCAGAGCTTGCTGACAGTATTTCAG ATTTTGACCGGTGAAGATTGGAACGCAGTTATGTACGTGGGAATTCGAGCGTACGGGGGTGTCGCGAGCCACGGAATTCTCGCATGCGTTTATTTCATAATTCTCTTCATTTGCGGCAATT ACATCCTGCTGAACGTCTTCTTGGCTATCGCCGTCGACAATCTCGCCGATGCCGAATCGCTAACAGCCATTGAGAAGGAAGCTGAAGAAGAAGCAGAGAAAAACAAATCTCACAGTGGTTCTCCGGCACGTGATGAAATGAGTGGCGACGGAGGAGAGGACGGAGGCGATCTAACGGGAGGCGAAGACGAAGGCGAGGGCACCGATCTCGAGCAGGATCCTAACGAAACAATGGACGATTATGAAGTCGCCATGGACGAAGAGAT GTCAAAGGACGGTGAGGAATCAAATCGTCATGGAAAGGTACGATTAAACATCGATTCGGACGACGAAGATTTGGACCACGGAATGGAGGACGAAGAGGACGAGGAGGGTGATGGGCACATGAACG atGACGGTGGCGAAGGAATATCGGCAAGACCACGTCGGATGTCGGAGTACAAACAAGGAGGAACGGAAAAGCAACCGATTCCTCCGGgctcttctttttttatattctctcaGACGAGTCGATTCCGAGTGTTTTGTCATTGGCTGTGCAACCACAGTCATTTCGGAAACGTTATACTCGTTTGTATAATGGTGTCATCGGCTATGCTGGCTGCTGAAGATCCTCTCAGAGCTACGTCGTACAGAAATCAG ATATTAAATTCCTTCGATTATTTCTTCACGACGGTATTTACGATCGAAATACTCTTGAAAATGGTATCGTACGGTTTCGTGTTGCACGATGGAGCATTCTGCCGATCAGCGTTCAATCTTCTCGATCTTCTCGTCGTTTGCGTCTCTCTCATCTCGATGGTCTGGAG GTCTAACGCTATATCGATAGTCAAGATTCTTCGAGTTCTTCGTGTACTTCGACCATTGCGTGCCATCAATAGGGCCAAAGGCCTCAAG CACGTAGTACAGTGCGTCATCGTAGCGATAAAGACTATCGGAAACATAGTCCTCGTCACCAGCCTGCTGCAGTTCGTGTTCGCCGTCATTGGCGTGCAGCTCTTCAAG TACGTGGTGAAATGTGTGATTGTCGCCATTAAAACGATCGGCAACATTATGTTGGTCACCTACCTTCTTCAGTTCATGTTCGCTGTTATCGGGGTACAGCTCTTTAAG GGCAAGTTTTTCGCTTGCAACGACGAGTCCAAAGTCACCGAAGCCGAATGCCG AGGGACGTATTTGGTATTTGAAGACGGCAATATAAATAGACCGGTGATGAAAGGTCGAGCATGGAAGAGAAACGATTTCCACTTCGACGACGTAGCCAAAGCGATGCTCACGCTCTTCACGGTGTCCACGTTCGAGGGTTGGCCGAG CCTGTTATACGTCTCGATTGACTCGAATCGTGAGAACTACGGTCCAATTCACAATTTCCGACCGATAGTCGCGGCGTATTACATCATCTACATAATCATCATTGCATTCTTCATGGTCAACATATTCGTCGGTTTCGTCATTGTTACGTTCCAGAACGAGGGAGAACAGGAGTACAAAAATTGTGAGCTCGACAAAAATCAG CGTAACTGCATCGAATTTGCACTAAAGGCAAAACCAGTGAGACGCTACATACCGAAGCACCGTATACAGTACAAAGTGTGGTGGTTCGTTACGTCACAGCCCTTCGAGTACACGATATTCACCCTTATTATAATAAACACGATTACACTCGCGATGAAGTTCTACAATCAGCCGGATCCCTACACCCACGCACTCGACGTCTTGAACATGATATTCACTGCAGTCTTCGCTCTGGAATTCGTCTTCAAACTCGCAGCTTTTAGATTCAAG aACTATTTCGGCGACGCTTGGAACGTTTTTGATTTCATCATTGTTCTTGGTAGCTTCATCGACATTGTCTATTCCGAAGTTAAC GCACGGGTGCATGCCAAGGCGGGAGGTGCACTCCCAACGAACGTTCAAAAA CCTGGCTCCAATATTATTTCCATCAACTTCTTCAGGCTCTTTCGAGTTATGCGTCTCGTGAAATTGTTGAGCAGAGGCGAGGGCATCCGAACTTTGTTATGGACCTTCATTAAGTCTTTCCAGGCCCTCCCCTACGTCGCTCTTCTCATTGTAATGCTGTTCTTCATCTACGCCGTAATCGGAATGCAG gtttttggaaaaattgtccTCGACGACGACACTGCGATTCATCGCAACAACAACTTCCAAACTTTTCCTCAAGCTGTTCTCGTGCTCTTCAGATCCGCGACAG GTGAATCTTGGCAGAATATTATGCTCGCCTGCTCCTCGAGGCCTGGCAAAGTAAAGTGCGATCCGAAGAGCGACGACGAGAATAATCCTGCAGGCTGCGGCAACGACATTGCTTTCCCATACTTCATTTCCTTCTACGTGCTATGCTCGTTCCTC ATCATAAATTTATTCGTCGCCGTAATCATGGACAACTTCGATTACTTAACGAGAGATTGGTCCATTCTCGGACCCCACCATCTCGACGAATTTATACGTTTATGGTCCGAGTACGATCCAGACGCAAAGGGACGTATAAAGCACTTGGACGTTGTGACACTGCTACGGAAAATTTCACCGCCCTTGGGATTCGGTAAACTCTGTCCACATCGCGTTGCCTGCAAG AGACTCGTTTCTATGAATATGCCCCTGAACAGCGATGGCACAGTTCTCTTCAATGCGACGCTTTTTGCGGTCGTTAGAACTTCCCTTCGCATCAAAACTGAGGGCAATATTGACGAGTGCAACGCCTCCTTGAGGGCTGTTATCAAGAAAATATGGAAGAGAACGAGTCCCAAATTACTTGATCAAGTTGTACCGCCTCCGGGAG GTGACGACGAGGTAACAGTCGGCAAGTTTTACGCGACATTCCTCATACAGGACTACTTCCGGAGATTCAAAAAGCGCAAAGAGCAGGAAATGAAGGACGGCGACAAAGACTGCCAAAACACAGTGACACTGCAAGCGGGATTGCGAACCCTTCACGAGGCCGGTCCGGAATTGAAACGTGCTATCTCAGGAAACTTGGAAGAATTACTCGACGATAATCCCGAGCCAATGCACAGG AGGAATCACTCTCTTTTTGGAAGTGTGTGGTCGAGCATGCGAAGGGGTCATCAACATTTCCACAGAGCTAAATCCCTCAAGACGAGCGCCAACAACGCCCCAAAA GCGTCGCCAACAAACTCGATCGACTTTTTGCCGTACTCTTCGTTACAGCGAGCCGGTGTGCTCGATGGAGGCAATTCTGTCACTGCAAGATCACACCAAGTTGTGCCAAACGTAGCGGG GGGTTTGAGTGACAGTGCCATGAATCAGCTAGTGATGGACTCACGGCTGAGTGGTCTCGAGGAGAACATTCCTCTCCGACCACTCGCGGTTTTCGCTGATTCGAGACTCCAACCGTCCAACATTCAGAATCCTTACAAAGTCCTTGA TCTTCAGGACGGAATCGAGCGGCAGTTGACACCCCCCACTCCACCACCACGGAGGAACCTACCAGGGTCAACAACAGCGACCACCACAGCAACAACGAGTCAACCGTCGACGACTACGACAGCGACAAGCACAACTTCAACAACTACATCAACAAGCGCAACAACAACACCTGCAGCATCGTCCGGCGGAACAATCGCACTCACAACAACCGAACGTAACGATACGAGCACCGACTCAACGACAAGCCTCAGTCCAAGCCCGAGCTTCGGTTCTTCCTCCAACAGCGCCGCCTGTTATTATTCGTATGCGTCACGAGGCTGCTGCGTTGACTTAGTCGCCTGGGGTCATCAGCACG CAGCGTTGGAGGACGAAGAGGCAGACACGTCACCGGAAGAAGGTGGCTGTTCGAGCGCCTCAGGGAAGCGCAACAAGTGGCGAAAACGTACGAAAAAGAGCAAAACGACATTTTCAAACGGTACGAAGGGCGTAGCTGCTCTTGCACCGTCGACAAGATACAGTGCAACTGGTGGCGGGAGCTCGGGACCGCTCGAGAGAATCTcgtcgaaaacacgaaaaagACGAGACCACACGGGCGAGGGGGGAAAAGCGATTACGAGCCGAGGAGTCGATCCTACCGGCGGGAGAAACCCCAACAATGGCGATCGGAGCATCGCCAACGGTCTCAAACTTGCCCAGACTCAGGCGATCGCCGTTGCCGGATATCTCGCCGATGTCGACACGAGGCAATGGCGGGGCTGCGAATCCTGCTTCTCTCACAGGGCTTCTTTCCACGGCAGAG TTTCCTGGGCCGGCGAGAGTAACGGGGGCGTCGGAACAGAACGATTGTCTCACAGTTTGCCGGGCAGTCCGGCCGATCGAAAACCTAATTTCGAAGTCATCGGTAGCGCTGAAAGTCTCGTCGGTCGG GTACTGGTAGAGCAAGGCCTCGGGAAATATTGCGATCCtgatttcgtgaaatataCATCGAGAGAGATGCAAGAGGCCCTTGACATGACGAGGGAGGAGATGGATCGTGCTGCGCATCAGTTATTGCTGCAAGAGAGACGCGGTCACCCGTTGACTTTCCAGCTGCAACAGAGCATGGATCAGCACTGGAACGAGTCGAATCAACAGCAAGGCCCGAGAGAGATAGCTTATCAGCAACTGCGTGAGCCGCTCTCGTTcgagcaacaacagcaacagcaacatcaacatcaacagcaacaacagcagtaCCGTCATCAACAGCCGCCATCTTAG